From the Hemicordylus capensis ecotype Gifberg chromosome 1, rHemCap1.1.pri, whole genome shotgun sequence genome, the window TTTGAAGACATTAAGGAGTTGAATTGTTATGCTGTTTTAAAGGAAATATATTTCGGGGCACCAGGGAATACAAAGAAAGGCTAAATTTCCCTCAACTGAACTGTGGTTTGGCTCTTTCTTATATTTTTCATTGGCATTTACTCAGGATCCTAGGAATCTGTTTACTTTGTCACAGTTTCTGCTTTCTACATGGTTTCTATTTTCTAGAATCTATCACAGATATGCTCGTGAGCATTGCCTTTTgctatttccttttttaaaaaaccgattctttaaaaaatatttattcagaGCGATTTTTGAAACCAGCCTCATTCAGAGGAAGAAGGTTACACCCATTTGGTTTCTTTCAAGGCTAAATTCTTGGAattaggagagagagagcgcgcgctcgccagagagggagagagagacacacgggggaaataaatgaatacatgaaAAGGAACTCTGCCGTTAAAAAAGTGTTTGTATAATGCACTGGAAAAATCCAGAGACTGATTTCCAGCTACTAGATCTTAAGTGAACGCgggagggtgggagtggggtctTAATTTTATAAGCAAGGGATTGAAACAAATCTAGCACAACAAGGAAGAGAGAGGAACCGAGATCCCACCATTGTGGTCTGCCTGCTAAGGCACAGCAACAGTTAGGCGTTGGAATCAGAACAGTCGCGGAGCTCGGAGGAGAGGAAGGGGCCGGGAGGAGCTGCTCTGCTGCTACTGCGGCTCTCCCCGCGCCGCTGGCATGGGCACCGGGAGCAGCAGGGCAAGGAAGACACGGAGCTGCAGCTGTAGCCCGCCGAGGCCCTGGAGAAGAAGTCCTCGATGGGGCAGCGGGAGCAGCAGCGCCCCCGCCGGCCAGGAAAAAGAGGCAGCCGCGCTTAGAGCCCCTTGCCACCAAGCCCCAGAAGACACctctctgccgccgccgccgccaggggaGCCAGACTCGGTCTTGGAGGAGCTAGTGGACCAATTGCTGGAGGAATGTAGGGACGAGGGGCTGCCCCGGCTGTCTCTCGCCGCGTCCCGCCACCCCGCGCGCCTTGCCGGAGATTGCCGCCCCAGTCTGGCAGGGGGCCCGGGTGCAGGAGACGGAGTCCACAGGGATCAGCAGGTAGGAGGAGCTGAACGCACTGGAAGGTGGACGTTTGGACGAGGAGGACTCCGCCTAACGGGTggtgtttttactttatttttaaaagagacagAGAGCGGGGGTGGAGGCCAGAGCGCCCACGAGGAACTCT encodes:
- the CYS1 gene encoding cystin-1 — protein: MGTGSSRARKTRSCSCSPPRPWRRSPRWGSGSSSAPAGQEKEAAALRAPCHQAPEDTSLPPPPPGEPDSVLEELVDQLLEECRDEGLPRLSLAASRHPARLAGDCRPSLAGGPGAGDGVHRDQQDSFTRSTPESSNFANQLPLKKPERQAKIAYDYSEEELMATIEQEYCR